In Crassostrea angulata isolate pt1a10 chromosome 6, ASM2561291v2, whole genome shotgun sequence, a genomic segment contains:
- the LOC128190567 gene encoding uncharacterized protein LOC128190567, with the protein MGDEEEKAEASGMQMMGNQESTADPEIDIDVLKREKTKAKSQFTRAKHHLLNLLDSDLPSRGELCKARERLIDLQEPLINCLLSLSAEYKKANDITKLSKTEQEIEMIEDNFENCQDRVQDYLDARRSDPPSVATDSLHGSEYFVNEEEIRAKKKADSIREEVRKFEETKRELEEEFKTKHEQLNESINAGYRELEQVENEAQRNFSGMNDGFEDVDNCEREDCENTDVNQDSHIPSSSEKQVKVTHDSVNGPTFGSDLWKQMKRVSIPVFYGDKRTYESWKAAFSACIDKAPATPEYKLLQLRQYLSGEALKAVENLGHSAIAYEAAKDRLERKFGGQRRQVMRHLEQLDSFRPIRAGNSKDLEKFADILDIAVINLKDAGRTDELKNGSLYVKLQKKIPESLLSTYHRWVYEKKKTESVESLREWILQESEFRTVANETVYGLQVDSNNNFDSKKCSRDRNHVNVHQRSFFTNTKTFNKLCQMCQGQHGIWSCEQFKKLEVSQKWNFVRQSKLCFRCLGSGHLGKTCRRSRPCGIDHCTETHHRLLHIENRAVNQNTDGYQRDLSASVLNQNAPEFRPYRNPQRPTSSVRTAENSNVDTQISVNQDRTLTCHGGEPQFIALRTIPVIVRNGSKTMRVNALLDDASTRTYINADVAAELGLHGKLQRITVGVLNDKTESFETMPVEFQIESDDGRTKTKVEALTADKVTGDMCVINWRKYQHKWDHLRGLEFPGVGKHSMVDILIGMDQSELHYAYQEIRGRPDEPVARLTPLGWTCVGKIPGSNEICVQTHFNRTYFIQNQKSDNESDKILCKFWEMENFSEPQKKQSFSLEERSVYEKVKDSLKFVDDHYEVAIPWKEEKPDLPCNYDMALQRLENTEKRLMKNPEVRDSYSKTIEQYLEKGYIRKINQDEEKSGKWFLPHFPIIRPDKSTTKTRIVFDASAKHCGVSLNDMIHCGPKLQNELFDVLLRFRRNSVAIVCDIAEMYLRIKVPQDDRPYQQFLWRDVNTEEKPDVYEFSSVVFGINSSPFQAQFVAQTHAETNRETYPMAAETVLKSTYMDDSMDSVSTEEDGVKLYRQLSALWEKAGMYARKWLSNSVGVLQHIPPEDVVPEVDLHDNSLPSVKTLGVLWKAKDDIFTFKASPPKDDFTYTKRNFLRKIAMLFDPLGFLGPYTIRAKVLLQEMWTAGLDWDDVLSEDLISKAEKWFRELTELSLIEVPRCLRLSNGEIISTYLHTFVDASQDAYGAVVYQRCIYDDGSVSVRFVTAKSKVAPLTTVSIPRLELMGAILGLRLTLSVTSALEMDGDQCTFWTDSMNVLCWIKAQSRSFKPFVANRIGEIQSASNPKQWHHVPTEINPADMISRGVTVSQLQKDSVWWSGPHFLTLDESQWPNQKVEKQDSDKERKKLSREVVNDSYSFLARSVGYRDTECCLNPESYSSWIRLVRIQAWINRFVNNCRMSIKDRCKGELNAEEVEGAETQIIRTAQKCEFHCEYRLLKQNKPLHQSSKLLSLNPVIDEDGLLRCDGRLKYAEYLPYDVRYPVILPRNNRVTTLIIKYHHEKGKHVTGTNHTLSMISSRFWIISAREEIRKWERQCNKCCRNKARPAEQLMGPLPSIRTKQPLHAFSRTAVDYGGPFITKQGRGKRRDKRYLCLFTCVMSRAVHLEVAFGLDTDSFLNAFYRMVSRRGLPTEVISDNGTNFVGGNNELTELVGLLDHTKIQQSTANLGVKWHFNPPLAPHFGGVHEIMIKAAKRAIYAVIGSADVTDEELMTAFAGAEALINSRPLTYQSANPNDDVPLTPNHFLHGQVGGLFAPETVDTTEFNPRKRWRRIQELVRHFWHRWMREWLPGLNVRKKWNRTRKDISEGDIVLIIEPNLPRGHWQLGRILEIHTGKDGHVRVARVKVGQKSMTRPITKLCPLEFSD; encoded by the coding sequence ATGGGAGACGAGGAGGAAAAAGCAGAAGCGTCAGGAATGCAGATGATGGGAAATCAGGAGAGTACGGCGGATCCAGAGATAGATATCGACGTTCTGAAACGTGAGAAAACGAAAGCTAAGTCACAATTCACGAGAGCTAAGCATCACTTGTTGAACTTATTAGATTCTGATTTACCTAGTCGTGGGGAATTATGTAAGGCTCGAGAACGCCTGATTGATTTACAAGAACCGCTCATTAATTGCTTGTTGTCGCTTTCCGCGGAGTACAAGAAGGCAAACGACATTACAAAACTATCAAAGACagaacaagaaattgaaatgattgaagataattttgaaaattgtcaaGACAGAGTTCAGGATTATCTAGATGCACGAAGGAGTGATCCGCCGAGTGTTGCGACAGATTCATTACATGGAAGTGAATACTTTGTGAATGAAGAGGAAATTCGGGCCAAGAAAAAAGCAGACTCTATTCGTGAGGAGGTGCGCAAATTTGAAGAAACGAAAAGAGAATTGGAGGAAGAATTTAAGACAAAACATGAACAGTTGAATGAATCTATCAACGCTGGATACAGAGAACTGGAACAAGTTGAAAATGAAGCACAAAGGAATTTTAGTGGAATGAATGATGGTTTTGAAGATGTAGACAATTGTGAAAGAGAGGACTGTGAAAATACTGATGTTAATCAAGACTCACACATTCCCTCATCATCTGAGAAACAGGTTAAAGTGACCCATGATTCTGTGAATGGCCCTACCTTTGGAAGTGATTTGTGGAAACAGATGAAGCGTGTATCGATTCCTGTCTTTTATGGTGACAAAAGGACATACGAGAGTTGGAAAGCTGCCTTCTCAGCATGTATTGATAAAGCTCCAGCGACTCCAGAATACAAACTTTTACAGTTAAGACAGTATCTTTCCGGTGAAGCCTTGAAAGCTGTAGAAAACCTTGGACATTCCGCTATCGCCTATGAAGCAGCCAAAGATCGTCTTGAGCGGAAGTTCGGAGGACAACGACGGCAAGTCATGCGACATCTTGAACAGTTGGATTCCTTTAGACCTATACGTGCAGGAAATTCAAAGGATTTGGAAAAATTCGCAGACATTCTGGACATAGCAGTCATTAACCTAAAGGATGCAGGTAGAACGGATGAACTCAAGAACGGATCACTGTACGTCAAACTTCAAAAGAAAATCCCAGAGTCCCTGCTGTCTACATACCACCGATGGGTGTATGAGAAGAAAAAGACTGAGTCAGTGGAATCTTTGAGGGAATGGATCTTGCAGGAATCCGAATTCCGAACAGTGGCAAACGAGACTGTGTATGGTCTACAGGTTGATTCAAACAATAACTTTGATAGTAAAAAGTGCAGCCGTGACCGAaatcatgttaatgttcatCAAAGATCATTTTTCACAAACACTAAGACCTTCAACAAACTATGTCAGATGTGTCAAGGACAACATGGGATATGGTCATGTGAGCAGTTCAAGAAACTTGAAGTGTCCCAGAAATGGAACTTTGTCCGTCAGTCGAAGCTGTGTTTTCGTTGCTTGGGGTCAGGACACTTGGGAAAGACATGTAGAAGGAGCAGACCTTGCGGCATTGACCATTGTACCGAGACACATCACAGACTATTGCACATTGAAAATCGAGCTGTGAACCAAAACACAGATGGATATCAACGTGATCTATCTGCATCAGTGTTGAACCAGAATGCTCCAGAATTTCGACCCTATAGAAATCCACAGAGACCAACTTCTTCTGTAAGAACTGCTGAAAACAGTAATGTTGATACCCAGATATCAGTGAATCAAGACAGAACTTTGACATGTCATGGAGGGGAGCCACAATTTATCGCCCTACGAACCATTCCAGTAATAGTAAGAAATGGATCAAAGACAATGAGAGTAAACGCACTGCTGGATGATGCCAGTACACGGACCTACATTAATGCAGATGTTGCAGCAGAATTGGGTTTACATGGCAAACTACAGAGAATTACCGTAGGAGTTCTTAATGACAAAACTGAGTCATTTGAAACTATGCCAGTAGAATTCCAAATAGAGAGTGATGATGGGAGGACAAAGACTAAAGTGGAAGCCCTAACAGCTGACAAAGTTACCGGTGATATGTGTGTAATCAACTGGAGAAAATATCAACACAAATGGGACCATTTGAGAGGACTTGAATTCCCAGGAGTGGGTAAACATTCTATGGTGGATATTCTGATTGGAATGGACCAGAGTGAACTTCATTATGCTTATCAAGAGATCAGAGGTCGACCAGATGAACCAGTGGCCAGACTTACTCCATTAGGATGGACTTGTGTCGGGAAAATTCCTGGTAGCAATGAGATATGTGTTCAAACTCATTTCAACAGAACTTACTTTATCCAGAATCAGAAAAGTGATAATGAATCGGAcaagattttgtgtaaattcTGGGAGATGGAAAATTTCAGTGAGCCACAGAAGAAACAGTCATTTAGTCTAGAGGAGAGAAGTGTGTATGAAAAAGTGAAAGATTCATTGAAGTTTGTTGATGATCATTATGAAGTAGCTATTCCTTGGAAGGAAGAAAAGCCTGATTTACCATGTAATTACGACATGGCACTACAACGTTTAGAGAACACTGAAAAGCGATTGATGAAGAACCCGGAAGTGAGAGATTCTTACTCAAAGACTATTGAACAGTATCTGGAGAAAGGATACATACGCAAGATTAATCAGGATGAGGAAAAGTCAGGAAAATGGTTTCTTCCACATTTTCCTATCATCCGGCCAGATAAGAGCACAACAAAGACACGTATTGTGTTCGACGCATCAGCAAAGCATTGTGGTGTCTCATTAAATGACATGATTCACTGCGGACCAAAACTTCAAAATGAACTCTTTGATGTGTTACTAAGATTTAGAAGAAATAGTGTGGCAATAGTATGTGACATTGCAGAAATGTACTTAAGGATTAAGGTTCCACAGGATGATAGACCTTATCAACAATTTCTCTGGCGTGACGTTAATACAGAAGAGAAACCAGATGTGTATGAATTTAGCAGTGTTGTATTTGGAATAAATTCGTCGCCATTTCAAGCACAGTTTGTAGCACAGACCCATGCTGAGACTAACAGAGAAACTTACCCTATGGCAGCAGAGACTGTTTTGAAATCCACCTACATGGATGATAGTATGGATTCAGTATCTACCGAGGAAGATGGAGTCAAACTCTACAGGCAGCTATCCGCATTGTGGGAAAAGGCCGGCATGTATGCCAGGAAGTGGCTATCAAACTCAGTGGGTGTACTGCAGCATATCCCACCAGAAGATGTTGTTCCCGAAGTTGACCTGCATGACAACAGCTTACCATCCGTAAAAACCCTTGGTGTGCTATGGAAGGCCAAAGATGACATCTTTACATTCAAAGCAAGTCCACCAAAGGATGATTTTACTTACACAAAGCGGAACTTTCTACGGAAAATCGCAATGCTGTTTGATCCTTTGGGATTCCTAGGACCGTACACAATAAGAGCTAAAGTTTTGTTGCAAGAAATGTGGACTGCAGGTCTTGACTGGGATGATGTGTTGAGCGAAGACCTCATATCAAAAGCTGAGAAGTGGTTTAGAGAATTGACTGAGCTATCGCTTATTGAAGTACCGAGATGTCTACGTCTATCTAATGGTGAGATTATATCGACTTACCTTCATACCTTTGTTGATGCTTCCCAGGACGCGTATGGAGCTGTAGTTTACCAGAGGTGTATCTATGACGATGGAAGTGTATCAGTCAGATTCGTGACTGCAAAATCCAAAGTAGCTCCACTTACCACAGTCAGCATACCTAGACTGGAATTGATGGGTGCAATATTGGGATTAAGGCTAACGCTTTCAGTGACAAGTGCTCTGGAGATGGATGGTGACCAGTGCACGTTTTGGACAGACAGCATGAATGTGCTGTGCTGGATCAAGGCACAAAGTAGAAGTTTTAAGCCCTTTGTAGCAAATCGTATTGGGGAGATACAGTCGGCCTCAAATCCAAAGCAGTGGCATCATGTGCCAACAGAAATCAACCCCGCTGATATGATATCCAGAGGAGTGACGGTTTCACAGTTACAGAAAGACAGTGTCTGGTGGAGTGGGCCTCACTTTCTTACCTTGGATGAATCACAGTGGCCGAATCAGAAAGTTGAAAAACAGGACTCTGACAAGGAAAGAAAGAAGTTAAGCAGAGAAGTTGTCAATGATTCATATTCATTCTTGGCAAGATCAGTGGGCTATAGAGACACAGAGTGTTGTTTGAACCCAGAATCCTATTCCAGCTGGATACGGCTTGTAAGAATTCAAGCTTGGATAAATCGTTTTGTAAATAACTGCAGAATGAGCATCAAGGATAGATGTAAAGGTGAATTGAATGCTGAAGAAGTTGAAGGGGCGGAAACTCAAATCATTAGAACAGCCCAGAAATGTGAGTTTCATTGTGAATACAGATTGTTGAAACAGAACAAACCTCTTCACCAGAGCAGCAAGTTATTGAGTCTGAACCCTGTAATTGATGAAGACGGACTCCTGCGGTGTGATGGACGTTTGAAATATGCAGAATATTTACCATATGATGTTCGATACCCTGTCATTCTCCCTAGAAACAATCGTGTCACTACACTTATTATCAAGTATCACCACGAAAAAGGAAAACATGTGACAGGAACAAATCACACACTATCTATGATCTCATCACGGTTTTGGATAATATCCGCACGAGAGGAAATACGGAAGTGGGAACGACAATGCAATAAATGTTGCCGCAACAAAGCCAGACCAGCAGAACAACTGATGGGTCCCCTTCCATCAATTCGTACAAAGCAGCCATTACACGCATTTTCTCGAACAGCGGTTGATTATGGAGGACCTTTCATTACGAAGCAGGGACGCGGAAAACGGCGAGATAAGAGATATCTATGTCTCTTCACGTGCGTGATGTCAAGAGCAGTGCATCTAGAAGTTGCCTTCGGACTTGATACAGATTCGTTCCTCAACGCATTTTACCGGATGGTTAGCCGAAGAGGTCTACCTACAGAAGTTATATCGGACAATGGAACAAATTTTGTTGGTGGCAACAACGAGCTAACGGAACTAGTTGGATTATTGGACCACACAAAGATTCAACAATCTACAGCAAACCTTGGAGTCAAGTGGCACTTTAATCCGCCTCTTGCACCTCATTTTGGAGGTGTCCATGAAATCATGATTAAAGCAGCGAAGAGAGCTATCTATGCAGTGATCGGGTCAGCAGATGTTACAGATGAAGAGCTGATGACAGCATTTGCAGGAGCAGAAGCTTTGATCAACTCAAGACCCCTGACTTACCAATCGGCAAACCCAAACGATGATGTTCCGTTGACTCCTAACCACTTCCTGCACGGGCAGGTGGGGGGATTATTCGCACCGGAAACTGTGGACACAACTGAATTCAACCCACGGAAACGTTGGAGAAGAATCCAGGAGCTTGTGAGACACTTCTGGCATCGATGGATGCGCGAATGGTTGCCAGGACTGAATGTACGCAAGAAGTGGAATCGAACTCGCAAAGACATTAGTGAAGGTGACATTGTTCTCATAATTGAACCTAATTTACCTAGAGGACATTGGCAGCTAGGTCGCATTCTAGAAATTCATACAGGCAAAGATGGACATGTGCGCGTTGCCAGAGTGAAAGTCGGCCAGAAATCGATGACCCGTCCAATAACTAAGCTGTGTCCATTGGAGTTCAGTGACTAA